A region from the Flavobacterium enshiense genome encodes:
- a CDS encoding TatD family hydrolase, with amino-acid sequence METNLIFTDTHTHLYSEEFAEDRNEMIERALEKGVKRFFIPAIDSSYTQKMYDLEKQYPENIFLMMGLHPCYVKENYETELAYVEAELAKRKFTAIGEIGIDLYWDKTTLDIQKIAFQKQIQWAKKYKLPINIHCRDAFDEIFEVLELEKSPELFGIFHCFSGTYEQALKAISYNMKLGIGGVVTFKNGKIDQFLNQIDIKHIVLETDSPYLAPVPYRGKRNESSYVKLVAEKLSEIYQLPIEEIARITTENSREIFGI; translated from the coding sequence TTGGAAACAAATTTAATTTTTACCGATACACATACCCATTTATATTCTGAAGAATTTGCGGAAGATCGTAACGAAATGATTGAGCGCGCCCTTGAAAAAGGTGTCAAACGATTTTTTATTCCGGCAATCGATTCGTCTTATACCCAAAAGATGTATGATCTGGAAAAGCAATATCCGGAAAATATTTTCCTGATGATGGGATTGCATCCGTGTTATGTAAAGGAGAATTATGAAACCGAATTGGCTTATGTGGAAGCGGAATTAGCCAAACGAAAATTTACGGCCATCGGTGAAATCGGGATTGACTTGTATTGGGATAAAACTACTTTGGATATTCAGAAAATCGCATTTCAGAAGCAGATTCAGTGGGCCAAAAAATACAAATTGCCTATAAATATCCATTGCCGCGATGCCTTCGACGAAATTTTTGAAGTACTGGAACTGGAAAAATCTCCGGAGCTGTTCGGTATTTTCCATTGTTTTTCAGGTACCTATGAACAGGCACTAAAGGCTATTTCCTATAATATGAAGTTAGGAATCGGCGGAGTGGTGACCTTTAAAAACGGAAAAATCGATCAGTTTTTGAATCAGATTGATATCAAGCACATTGTTTTGGAAACCGATTCTCCTTATTTGGCGCCAGTACCTTACCGAGGAAAACGCAACGAAAGCAGTTATGTGAAATTGGTCGCCGAAAAGCTTTCTGAAATTTATCAGTTGCCAATAGAAGAAATTGCACGGATCACAACTGAAAATTCCCGTGAAATTTTCGGGATTTAA
- a CDS encoding retropepsin-like aspartic protease: MENLHELLKKKGYKKIKFKVSKTQHLLIKAKINGVEGDFILDTGASNSCIGFESVEHFNITAKDSPTKAAGAGATGMYTQMATDNLLQLSHWKNKDFSLVIFDMSHVNLALRQYKAKSVHGIIGADILLKGKAIIDYYNHYVYLK; this comes from the coding sequence ATGGAAAATCTGCACGAACTACTCAAAAAGAAAGGTTACAAAAAAATAAAGTTTAAAGTTTCCAAGACCCAGCACCTTTTAATCAAGGCAAAAATAAACGGGGTTGAAGGCGATTTTATACTAGACACAGGCGCTTCCAACAGTTGCATTGGTTTTGAAAGCGTGGAACATTTCAATATTACTGCCAAAGATTCTCCGACTAAAGCCGCCGGAGCCGGGGCCACAGGAATGTACACACAAATGGCAACTGATAACTTATTACAACTGTCCCATTGGAAAAACAAAGATTTTTCCTTGGTGATTTTCGATATGAGTCACGTCAACCTGGCGCTTCGTCAATACAAGGCAAAATCGGTACACGGAATTATTGGCGCTGACATTTTACTGAAAGGGAAAGCCATCATTGACTATTACAATCACTATGTATATCTGAAATAA
- a CDS encoding TCR/Tet family MFS transporter — MKANKKSAAVGFIFITMLIDVIGWGIIIPVIPKLIEELIHGDISVASRYGGWLTFAYAITQFLCAPMVGNLSDKFGRRPVILFSLFFFALDYLLLAFAPTIAWLFVGRILAGLTGASITTATAYIADVSDETNRAKNFGMVGAAFGLGFIIGPVIGGVLGQYGSRIPFYAAALLCLINFLYGYFILPESLSKENRRGFSWKRANPVSALLNLKKYPSLIGLVIALVLVYIGGHAVQSNWTYFTMYRFNWNERMVGISLGVIGLLVAIVQGGLIRWINPKLGNNKSIYFGLFLYAVGMFLFAFASQGWMMMVFLIPYCFGGIAGPALQSVISSTVPPSEQGGIQGTLASLMSATSIIGPPLMANTFYFFTHDEAPFKFAGAHFILGGILMILSSVVAYRTLKSKF; from the coding sequence ATGAAAGCGAATAAGAAATCGGCCGCGGTGGGCTTTATATTCATTACGATGCTGATTGATGTTATCGGTTGGGGGATTATCATACCGGTAATTCCGAAATTGATAGAAGAACTTATTCATGGGGATATCAGTGTGGCATCCCGTTACGGGGGTTGGCTTACTTTTGCCTATGCCATCACGCAGTTTTTATGTGCCCCGATGGTAGGGAATCTCAGCGATAAGTTCGGTCGTCGTCCCGTTATTTTGTTTTCCCTTTTCTTTTTTGCTTTGGATTACCTTTTGCTGGCTTTTGCACCGACTATCGCCTGGCTGTTTGTCGGAAGAATATTAGCCGGACTGACAGGTGCCAGCATCACCACGGCCACGGCCTATATTGCTGATGTGAGCGATGAAACCAATCGGGCCAAGAATTTTGGTATGGTTGGGGCTGCATTTGGATTAGGATTTATAATCGGGCCAGTTATTGGGGGTGTTTTGGGACAGTATGGCTCCCGTATTCCTTTTTACGCTGCGGCACTGCTTTGCCTGATTAATTTTTTATACGGTTATTTCATACTTCCGGAATCCTTGTCAAAAGAAAACAGGAGGGGTTTCAGCTGGAAAAGAGCCAATCCGGTCAGTGCACTGTTAAACCTGAAAAAATATCCGTCTTTAATCGGGTTGGTCATTGCGTTGGTATTGGTTTATATTGGTGGGCATGCGGTGCAGAGCAATTGGACTTATTTCACGATGTACCGCTTTAATTGGAACGAAAGGATGGTGGGGATCTCATTAGGAGTAATCGGTTTGCTTGTGGCAATCGTTCAGGGTGGACTGATCCGTTGGATAAATCCTAAATTAGGTAATAACAAAAGTATTTATTTCGGATTGTTCTTATATGCAGTGGGAATGTTTCTTTTTGCTTTTGCTTCACAAGGTTGGATGATGATGGTGTTCCTGATTCCTTATTGTTTTGGAGGTATTGCGGGTCCTGCATTGCAATCGGTGATTTCGTCTACCGTGCCGCCTTCGGAACAAGGAGGGATACAAGGGACATTGGCCAGTTTGATGAGTGCCACGTCTATCATCGGGCCTCCTTTGATGGCCAATACGTTTTATTTTTTCACGCACGACGAAGCGCCATTTAAATTTGCGGGTGCGCATTTTATTCTCGGCGGAATTTTGATGATTCTCAGTAGTGTTGTGGCTTACCGAACTCTGAAAAGCAAATTCTGA